From Streptomyces sp. NBC_01460, a single genomic window includes:
- the dhaL gene encoding dihydroxyacetone kinase subunit DhaL produces the protein MTHAAFDGRQTLSWMRCFTQSVYATEAELTALDQRAGDGDFGANLAAGVRSAGLRLDRMAGPTDPAETLGAMADAFLDEIGGTSGPLFGLLFQALSRAAAGTGPDLTTASLAEGTARGLAAIRRVGDASPGDKTLVDALAPAAAALLAANGTPPAEALAAAAEGAWQGVRDTASLKARMGRASYLGQRATGIPDPGAVGVALLFASAGGTVDALAHHVTIG, from the coding sequence ATGACGCACGCCGCTTTCGACGGCAGACAGACCCTTTCCTGGATGCGTTGCTTCACCCAATCCGTGTATGCCACCGAAGCCGAGCTGACCGCACTCGACCAGCGTGCGGGAGACGGTGACTTCGGCGCGAACCTCGCTGCCGGGGTCCGGTCTGCCGGTCTACGGTTGGACCGCATGGCAGGGCCGACTGATCCCGCCGAGACCTTGGGCGCCATGGCAGATGCCTTCCTCGACGAGATCGGGGGGACCAGCGGTCCTCTGTTCGGCCTGCTGTTCCAGGCTTTGAGCAGGGCCGCCGCCGGCACCGGACCCGACCTGACCACGGCCTCGCTCGCCGAAGGCACCGCCCGGGGCTTGGCCGCCATCCGCCGTGTGGGGGATGCCTCACCAGGCGACAAGACACTGGTCGACGCGCTTGCTCCGGCTGCTGCCGCGTTGCTGGCGGCGAATGGCACGCCTCCCGCGGAGGCCCTGGCCGCAGCGGCGGAGGGCGCCTGGCAGGGGGTGCGGGACACGGCGTCCCTGAAGGCACGCATGGGCCGGGCGAGCTACCTGGGTCAAAGGGCGACGGGCATTCCGGACCCCGGGGCGGTCGGCGTTGCCCTGCTCTTCGCCTCCGCCGGCGGAACCGTGGACGCGCTGGCGCACCATGTGACCATCGGCTGA
- a CDS encoding dihydroxyacetone kinase subunit DhaK, whose amino-acid sequence MARYFENCAGELASDALSGFARAHADLVGYDAADGFVTALHAAPARLVGLLSGGGAGHEPLHAGYVGAGMLDAACPGRIFASPHNRQIFRASLAVARPEGVLHVVKNYTGDRINFGIAAERLADAGIACGRVLVDDDLASDSEEIAAGRRGTGATLLVEKVLGGAADSGMGLGGLVDLGTGVAGRCRTLAVASAAHHAPADGAPAFALPPGELEYGVGIHGERADRTRRWQPLGALVEDMVGALLDALRPGPEESVVALVNGLGAVTSLELYGIFGELIRVLEARRVRLARHLVGNYVTALDMRGFSLSLMVADRVVLDFYDAPVRTPALSW is encoded by the coding sequence ATGGCCAGGTACTTCGAAAACTGCGCGGGCGAACTGGCCTCCGACGCATTGTCCGGCTTCGCGCGTGCCCACGCGGATCTCGTGGGGTACGACGCTGCCGACGGATTCGTCACAGCCCTGCACGCCGCACCGGCCCGGCTGGTGGGCCTGCTCTCAGGTGGAGGGGCGGGGCACGAGCCCCTGCACGCCGGGTACGTCGGCGCGGGAATGCTCGACGCCGCCTGCCCGGGGAGGATCTTCGCCTCTCCGCACAACCGGCAGATCTTCCGGGCGTCCCTCGCTGTGGCGAGGCCGGAAGGCGTGCTGCACGTGGTCAAGAACTACACGGGGGACCGGATCAATTTCGGCATCGCCGCCGAGCGGCTCGCCGATGCCGGGATCGCCTGCGGGCGCGTCCTGGTCGACGACGACCTGGCTTCCGACTCCGAGGAAATAGCCGCCGGACGCCGTGGTACGGGTGCCACCCTGCTGGTGGAGAAGGTCCTGGGCGGTGCTGCGGACAGCGGAATGGGACTCGGAGGGCTGGTCGATCTCGGCACCGGCGTGGCGGGTCGGTGCCGGACTCTCGCGGTGGCTTCCGCCGCTCACCACGCACCGGCCGACGGCGCGCCTGCGTTCGCTCTGCCACCCGGTGAACTCGAGTACGGCGTGGGAATCCACGGGGAGCGCGCCGACCGGACCAGGAGATGGCAGCCGCTGGGTGCGCTGGTGGAGGACATGGTCGGCGCTCTGCTGGACGCGCTGCGCCCTGGCCCCGAAGAGTCGGTGGTCGCCCTGGTCAACGGCCTGGGGGCGGTCACGTCACTTGAGCTGTACGGCATATTCGGTGAACTCATCCGGGTGCTCGAGGCACGGCGGGTGCGGCTGGCCCGGCACCTCGTCGGCAACTACGTCACCGCTCTCGACATGCGGGGCTTCTCACTGAGCCTCATGGTCGCCGACCGGGTCGTGCTGGACTTCTACGATGCGCCGGTCCGCACCCCAGCGCTGTCTTGGTGA
- a CDS encoding helix-turn-helix domain-containing protein, whose product MSSNHLGDYLRARRDLVTPEDVGLPGGGRRRVPGLRREELALLAGISTDYYLRLEQGRDRNPSPPVLDALARVLRLDSDATRHLHALAAPAPRHQPQSSSDQDKLVPPGIQQLIMTSWARTPALVLNRYMDVLAANRLAVALSPAGQVGTNAIRAAFLDPRLRDLYVNWDEMAQRAVAGLRALIGPHGGDPRVVDLANGLSVKSESFRRLWARHDVSSRGTGLSEMNHPMVGRLELRHERLLLIGTDGQLLVVHHADPGTPSARKLSRLADMAGVT is encoded by the coding sequence ATGAGCTCCAACCATCTCGGCGATTACCTCCGAGCTCGCCGAGACCTCGTCACGCCCGAGGACGTCGGCCTGCCCGGCGGGGGCCGCCGCCGCGTACCCGGCCTGCGCCGCGAGGAGCTCGCTCTGCTCGCCGGCATCAGTACCGACTACTACCTGCGCCTGGAGCAAGGACGCGACCGCAACCCCTCGCCGCCGGTCCTCGACGCTCTGGCCCGGGTCCTTCGCCTCGACTCCGACGCCACGCGTCACCTGCACGCGCTTGCCGCTCCCGCCCCGCGCCACCAGCCGCAGTCCTCCAGTGACCAGGACAAGCTCGTCCCGCCCGGAATCCAGCAACTGATCATGACGTCATGGGCCCGGACACCCGCACTCGTGCTGAACCGGTACATGGACGTCCTGGCGGCCAACCGCCTGGCCGTTGCTCTCTCGCCCGCCGGCCAGGTGGGCACCAACGCCATCCGAGCCGCGTTCCTCGACCCGCGCCTACGCGACCTTTACGTCAACTGGGACGAGATGGCCCAGCGCGCGGTCGCCGGCCTGCGAGCCCTCATCGGGCCGCACGGCGGAGATCCACGCGTCGTGGACCTGGCGAACGGCCTCTCCGTCAAAAGCGAGTCCTTCCGCCGCCTGTGGGCCCGCCACGATGTCAGCTCCCGGGGCACGGGCCTGTCCGAGATGAACCACCCGATGGTCGGGCGGCTCGAACTGCGTCACGAGCGACTCCTGCTCATCGGCACCGACGGCCAGCTCTTGGTCGTCCACCACGCCGACCCGGGCACACCCTCTGCGCGGAAGCTGTCGCGGCTCGCCGACATGGCCGGCGTGACGTGA
- a CDS encoding SDR family NAD(P)-dependent oxidoreductase, protein MNRITTPFGFSSTAAEVAHGIDLSGRRAIVTGAASGIGTETARVLASAGAQVTLAVRNIAAGQDVAADITETTGNKDIHVARLDVSERTSVQAFAQAWEGPLHLLVNNAGIMATPELERTPEGWELQFATNHLGHFALAIGLHHALAAADDARIVVVSSSGHLISPVVFDDINFHYQPYDPLVAYGQSKTATVLFAVEATRRWASDGITANALMPGAIATNLQRHTGGLKTPPERRKTPQQGAATSVLLATSPQLEGIGGRYFEDCNEAVPVPDGNGWSSGIAPYALDPANAERLWEESLSLLA, encoded by the coding sequence ATGAACCGCATCACGACCCCCTTCGGCTTCTCCTCCACCGCCGCAGAGGTGGCCCACGGCATCGACCTGTCCGGCCGACGCGCGATCGTCACCGGCGCCGCCTCCGGCATCGGGACCGAGACCGCGCGCGTCCTGGCGTCTGCCGGTGCCCAGGTGACACTCGCCGTCCGTAACATCGCCGCCGGACAGGACGTGGCGGCGGACATCACCGAAACCACCGGCAACAAGGACATCCACGTCGCCCGGCTCGACGTGTCCGAACGGACCTCCGTGCAGGCGTTCGCCCAGGCCTGGGAAGGCCCGCTCCACCTCCTGGTCAACAACGCAGGGATCATGGCCACACCGGAACTGGAGCGCACCCCCGAGGGCTGGGAATTGCAGTTCGCCACCAACCACCTCGGCCACTTCGCCCTGGCCATCGGGCTGCACCACGCTCTGGCCGCCGCCGACGATGCCCGCATCGTGGTCGTCAGCTCCAGCGGACATCTGATCTCCCCGGTCGTCTTCGACGACATCAACTTCCACTACCAGCCCTACGATCCGCTGGTGGCCTACGGGCAGTCCAAGACCGCCACCGTGCTCTTCGCGGTCGAAGCCACCCGCCGCTGGGCCTCCGACGGCATCACTGCCAACGCGCTGATGCCGGGCGCCATCGCCACCAATCTCCAGCGTCACACCGGCGGCCTGAAGACCCCGCCCGAGCGCCGCAAGACCCCACAGCAGGGCGCAGCCACCTCTGTCCTCCTGGCCACTTCCCCACAGCTCGAAGGCATCGGCGGACGCTACTTCGAAGACTGCAACGAAGCCGTCCCCGTCCCCGACGGCAACGGCTGGTCCAGCGGCATCGCCCCCTATGCCCTCGACCCCGCCAACGCCGAGCGCCTGTGGGAGGAATCCCTCAGCCTCCTGGCCTGA
- a CDS encoding helix-turn-helix domain-containing protein has product MPKDAAVEEFAGLVRALKARDGRSYEALGRRLSVSASTLHRYCSGATVPEEFAVVDRLALLCGADEEERRALEAAWTEADRARSRAASPAPTPVPAVSAAPESNPEPSPPEPGPAPDPTAPDPTAPDPSAPDPTAPDPTAPDPSAPDPTAPDPSAPDPTAPEAPRARPRRGAPAPLLVAAAVALVVLALAAALLGHPTRTASAPAPASTAPGRTAAPLPFTWSIGSQLWDGGCGHTYLVDRAPRAVAPPPVAADSGAWAGTHGAVHGGEALVRITVQGRSPSDAVVLHALHVRVVDRSAPLPWNAYRMDNGCGGAVTPRHFAVDLDRPRPLARPVDGLDASGAKVRKIPAVSFPYKVTSSDPEELLVSARTAGCDCRWYLELEWSAGGRTGTVRITDGGKPFRTSGTRGRPAYVHDSAEGRWITDSDSGWTG; this is encoded by the coding sequence ATGCCGAAGGACGCCGCCGTCGAGGAGTTCGCGGGGCTCGTGCGCGCGCTGAAGGCGCGGGACGGGAGGAGTTACGAGGCGCTGGGCCGGCGGCTGAGCGTCAGCGCGTCCACCCTCCACCGCTACTGCTCGGGCGCGACCGTCCCGGAGGAGTTCGCCGTGGTCGACCGCCTAGCCCTGCTGTGCGGGGCGGACGAGGAGGAACGGCGGGCCCTGGAGGCGGCCTGGACGGAGGCGGACCGCGCCCGCAGCCGAGCGGCCTCGCCCGCGCCCACGCCTGTGCCGGCCGTGTCGGCCGCGCCGGAATCGAACCCGGAACCGTCCCCGCCGGAACCGGGCCCCGCCCCGGACCCGACCGCGCCGGACCCGACCGCGCCGGACCCGTCCGCCCCGGACCCGACCGCGCCGGACCCGACCGCGCCGGACCCGTCCGCCCCGGACCCGACCGCGCCGGACCCGTCCGCCCCGGACCCGACCGCGCCGGAGGCGCCCCGCGCCCGCCCCCGTCGTGGCGCCCCCGCTCCTCTCCTCGTCGCCGCCGCCGTCGCCCTTGTCGTGCTCGCCCTCGCCGCCGCCCTGCTCGGCCACCCCACCCGTACGGCTTCCGCCCCCGCTCCCGCTTCCACCGCTCCGGGGCGGACCGCGGCCCCCCTCCCCTTCACCTGGAGCATCGGTTCCCAGCTCTGGGACGGCGGCTGCGGGCACACCTACCTCGTGGACCGGGCCCCCCGCGCGGTCGCCCCGCCGCCGGTCGCGGCCGACTCCGGAGCGTGGGCCGGGACGCACGGTGCCGTGCACGGCGGGGAGGCGCTGGTGCGGATCACGGTCCAGGGCCGGTCGCCGTCCGACGCCGTCGTCCTCCATGCCCTGCACGTGCGCGTGGTCGACCGCTCCGCGCCGCTGCCGTGGAACGCGTACCGGATGGACAACGGCTGTGGCGGCGCCGTCACCCCGCGCCACTTCGCCGTGGACCTCGACCGGCCGCGCCCACTCGCGAGGCCCGTCGACGGCCTTGACGCCTCCGGCGCAAAGGTCCGGAAGATCCCGGCCGTCTCCTTCCCCTACAAGGTCACCTCCTCCGACCCCGAGGAGCTGCTGGTCTCCGCGCGGACGGCGGGCTGCGACTGCCGTTGGTACCTGGAGCTGGAGTGGAGCGCCGGGGGCCGTACGGGGACGGTGCGGATCACGGACGGCGGGAAGCCGTTCCGCACGAGCGGGACCAGGGGGAGGCCGGCGTACGTGCACGACTCCGCCGAAGGGCGCTGGATCACAGACTCGGACTCTGGATGGACCGGGTGA
- a CDS encoding alpha/beta fold hydrolase encodes MSRTPRMSRSASRVLSSLALLALGAGGITACSDGDSASSPTASPSATSSASSGSAKAAEAKLHMVDTGGHRVAFYVTQGNGSAIVLDSGGGEYSSQWKDIVTKLHAATGATVITYDRAGLGESDVVPGAWKARSAVSDLKAGLKQLGIAKDVTLVSHSQAGEIANYLAQDNPEMLSGAVLVDANLPQFFTDGEIPRLVAGSQPEVDAAKKDPEKPENRQLISTAEGFAAAHKAFHQVTWPASVPVTVMVSEKTPFAGSPEDAQRWRDAAASFAQEAPNRTLVTARGTSHEVPTDRPDLVLKEIEAMFAAHH; translated from the coding sequence GTGTCCCGCACCCCCCGTATGAGCCGTTCCGCGTCCCGTGTTCTGTCCTCCCTCGCCTTGCTGGCTTTGGGGGCCGGTGGCATTACTGCCTGCAGCGACGGTGATTCCGCCTCCAGCCCCACAGCCTCGCCGTCCGCCACCTCGTCCGCCTCCTCGGGATCCGCCAAGGCGGCCGAAGCGAAGCTGCACATGGTCGACACCGGGGGTCACCGTGTGGCCTTCTACGTCACGCAGGGCAACGGCTCTGCCATCGTCCTGGACTCGGGCGGCGGTGAGTACTCCTCGCAGTGGAAGGACATCGTCACCAAGCTTCACGCGGCCACCGGTGCCACCGTCATCACGTATGACCGGGCCGGCCTCGGCGAGAGCGACGTGGTGCCTGGCGCGTGGAAGGCTCGGAGCGCCGTCAGCGACCTCAAGGCGGGACTCAAGCAACTGGGCATCGCCAAGGACGTGACCTTGGTATCTCACTCCCAGGCCGGGGAGATCGCGAACTACCTTGCCCAGGACAACCCGGAGATGCTTTCCGGCGCGGTCCTGGTCGATGCCAATCTCCCGCAGTTCTTCACGGACGGGGAGATTCCTCGTCTCGTGGCTGGGTCGCAGCCGGAAGTGGATGCGGCGAAGAAGGACCCCGAGAAGCCGGAGAACCGCCAGCTGATCTCCACAGCAGAGGGCTTCGCCGCAGCGCACAAGGCATTCCATCAGGTGACGTGGCCGGCTTCGGTGCCGGTAACGGTCATGGTTTCGGAGAAGACTCCGTTCGCCGGGTCTCCTGAGGACGCCCAGCGCTGGCGTGACGCAGCCGCCTCGTTCGCCCAGGAGGCGCCGAACCGGACGCTCGTCACTGCCAGGGGCACTTCCCACGAGGTGCCGACGGACCGTCCCGACCTTGTGCTCAAGGAGATCGAAGCCATGTTCGCCGCACACCACTGA
- a CDS encoding aminoglycoside phosphotransferase family protein has translation MTTPATPPPALLAWASRELGARPAFTDVSHPCENSRVWRLDLRGAARYYLKISSKAVKYERETLALRSAAPALGAGGAPQLRASNAKDLALLLTAVPGRPLKELELSPVEEARAHRHGGALLARLHTAGDLNGPRRAEAEKAMQAEANGAEGHLAAAGGLLTPPEQRLVRQLAKELRALPPLPLAYIHGDAWDRNLMWSTARQQAGWIDFERSRAATAVQDFVLMACSTWTARPDLRAACLQGYGRNLTAEEQHALKCLAAIDAASCLVWGPKLDDPHLTARGRRTLDRLMAGVFA, from the coding sequence ATGACCACCCCGGCTACTCCACCCCCCGCCCTGCTCGCGTGGGCCAGCCGCGAACTCGGCGCCCGTCCCGCCTTCACGGACGTCAGCCATCCGTGCGAGAACTCCCGCGTCTGGCGGCTCGACCTGCGCGGGGCGGCCCGCTACTACCTGAAGATCTCCTCCAAGGCCGTGAAGTACGAGCGCGAGACGCTCGCGCTCCGAAGTGCCGCACCGGCCCTCGGCGCCGGCGGTGCGCCGCAGCTGCGCGCCTCGAACGCGAAGGATCTAGCACTGCTGCTGACCGCCGTCCCGGGACGGCCGCTCAAGGAACTGGAACTCTCGCCCGTGGAGGAAGCCCGCGCGCACCGGCACGGCGGCGCCCTGCTGGCCCGCCTCCACACGGCCGGTGACCTCAACGGTCCTCGACGGGCCGAGGCAGAGAAGGCGATGCAGGCCGAGGCCAACGGCGCCGAGGGACACCTGGCGGCGGCCGGAGGACTACTGACCCCGCCGGAGCAGAGGCTCGTTCGCCAGCTGGCCAAGGAGCTGCGGGCCCTGCCGCCGCTGCCGCTCGCGTACATCCACGGTGACGCGTGGGACCGCAACCTCATGTGGTCGACCGCCCGGCAGCAGGCCGGCTGGATCGACTTCGAGCGCTCCCGGGCCGCGACCGCCGTGCAGGACTTCGTGCTGATGGCCTGCTCCACCTGGACAGCCCGGCCCGACCTGCGCGCCGCCTGCCTCCAGGGCTACGGCCGTAACCTCACCGCCGAGGAGCAGCACGCCTTGAAATGCCTCGCGGCGATCGACGCGGCAAGCTGCCTGGTCTGGGGACCGAAGCTCGACGACCCCCACCTCACCGCACGTGGGCGGCGGACCCTGGACCGGCTGATGGCGGGGGTGTTCGCATGA
- a CDS encoding ABC transporter ATP-binding protein, with the protein MGSETASLPAARAGAPQPSAPPELDYTGRKHRRAMDDATLWDMARRIPAALIQTARLAWSVDRHMAMTIVVCQLLSGIGTAVMLTAVAKALPQLMIDDPRQGLSHAWPALTVAVVAMTTGAAMWILADWATRRLNPKIASAADLQLVDLHMRAELAAYDAEGFSDRSQAAEIGALRAVDLADDSKTLTNGFVQLASAAVVLTTLHPLLLGVLLLSVVPRGLGGVIAARVDYRVHDRTISARNVRGMMRWWLTTAELADELRANTMRGYLHFWYRSMCDRVEMREVAGARPYLRITLLAASLGGLFTLGMWASLAGLVLAGAMTTAIAGTAVVASQTAGRALNSIIRYSTVMFHHGLYLSDYYEFVDEVRAMTTARGTTRAKPPQQIRLEGASYTYPSKEGAAVQPITLTLNRGEVVALVGENGAGKSTLIRMLTGLTVPTKGKVLWDDTDLAGADAESVWRHVGLVPQKNGHWPLAARENITLGQPREHGDERIWDAAERVGMTKALRDLPKELETLLARSVWGGHELSGGQWQRLACARAMYREPAVLVLDEPTSEMDARGEHQIFRELRAMASDRITVVVTHRLDNVRMADRVIVLDQGTVREQGTFDELVATEGSLLGELYALAQDR; encoded by the coding sequence ATGGGCAGCGAGACGGCGTCCCTCCCGGCCGCGCGGGCAGGCGCTCCGCAACCCTCGGCACCCCCGGAGCTCGACTACACCGGACGCAAACACCGGCGGGCGATGGACGACGCCACCTTGTGGGACATGGCCCGCCGCATCCCCGCGGCCCTCATCCAGACGGCCCGCCTGGCCTGGAGCGTCGACCGGCACATGGCCATGACGATTGTCGTGTGCCAGCTGCTGTCCGGCATCGGCACGGCCGTGATGCTCACCGCAGTCGCGAAGGCCCTGCCGCAGCTGATGATCGACGACCCCCGCCAGGGCCTGTCCCATGCGTGGCCGGCGCTCACCGTCGCCGTCGTCGCGATGACCACCGGCGCGGCCATGTGGATCCTCGCGGACTGGGCGACCCGGCGCCTGAATCCGAAGATCGCCTCCGCCGCGGACCTGCAGCTCGTGGATCTCCACATGCGGGCCGAACTCGCCGCCTACGACGCGGAAGGGTTCAGCGACCGGAGCCAGGCGGCGGAGATCGGCGCGCTGCGCGCCGTCGACCTCGCCGACGACTCCAAGACCCTCACCAACGGATTCGTCCAGCTCGCCTCCGCTGCCGTGGTACTCACCACCTTGCACCCACTGCTCCTCGGGGTGCTGCTGCTGTCCGTCGTCCCCCGCGGTCTCGGCGGCGTGATCGCCGCCCGGGTCGACTACCGCGTCCACGACCGGACCATCTCCGCCCGCAACGTCCGAGGAATGATGCGCTGGTGGCTGACGACGGCCGAGCTCGCCGACGAGCTCCGCGCCAACACCATGCGCGGCTACCTGCACTTCTGGTACCGGTCCATGTGTGACCGGGTCGAGATGCGGGAGGTCGCCGGGGCCCGCCCGTATCTGCGGATCACACTGCTGGCCGCCTCGCTCGGCGGACTGTTCACCCTCGGCATGTGGGCCTCACTCGCCGGTCTGGTCCTCGCCGGGGCCATGACGACCGCAATCGCGGGCACCGCGGTCGTCGCCTCGCAGACCGCCGGCCGCGCCCTGAACTCGATCATTCGGTACTCGACGGTCATGTTCCACCACGGGCTCTACCTCTCCGATTACTACGAGTTCGTCGACGAGGTCCGCGCCATGACCACGGCGCGCGGCACCACGCGGGCCAAGCCTCCGCAGCAGATCCGCCTGGAAGGCGCCTCCTACACCTACCCGAGCAAGGAGGGCGCGGCCGTCCAGCCGATCACCCTGACCCTGAACCGTGGCGAAGTTGTCGCCCTCGTCGGGGAGAACGGCGCCGGCAAGTCCACGCTGATCCGCATGCTGACCGGACTGACCGTCCCGACCAAGGGCAAGGTCCTGTGGGATGACACCGACCTGGCCGGGGCCGACGCGGAGTCGGTGTGGCGGCACGTGGGCCTGGTGCCGCAGAAGAACGGGCACTGGCCGCTCGCCGCCCGGGAGAACATCACCCTGGGCCAGCCCCGTGAGCACGGCGACGAGCGGATCTGGGACGCGGCCGAACGGGTCGGCATGACCAAGGCCCTGCGTGATCTCCCCAAGGAATTGGAGACGCTGCTCGCCCGGTCCGTGTGGGGCGGCCACGAGCTGTCCGGCGGGCAGTGGCAGAGGCTGGCCTGCGCGCGGGCGATGTACAGAGAGCCGGCCGTGCTCGTCCTGGACGAGCCGACCAGCGAGATGGACGCCCGAGGGGAGCACCAGATCTTCAGGGAGCTGCGGGCCATGGCCTCGGACCGGATCACCGTGGTGGTCACCCACCGCCTCGACAACGTCCGGATGGCCGACCGAGTGATCGTCCTCGACCAGGGAACCGTCCGGGAGCAAGGCACCTTCGACGAACTCGTCGCGACCGAGGGAAGTCTGCTCGGCGAGCTGTACGCCCTCGCCCAGGACCGCTGA
- a CDS encoding methyltransferase domain-containing protein — protein MGRGDGSLARRLARLGYRTTGINYSPSAVALAAAQDPGPGHEPVPA, from the coding sequence ATCGGCCGCGGCGACGGCTCGCTTGCCCGACGCCTCGCCCGGCTCGGCTACCGCACGACCGGCATCAACTACTCCCCCAGCGCCGTCGCCCTCGCCGCCGCCCAGGACCCCGGGCCCGGTCACGAACCGGTCCCTGCATAG
- a CDS encoding class I SAM-dependent methyltransferase, which translates to MTSESDTVETWNVYGAHQLARGLELTELDRWDWGIREVGPGIEALGDVNGLRVLDLGSGLGRHAAHLAARGADVTAADASPAQHQRALTRYRDAPGLHLVCSDAVTHLRDADPYDLIYSVGSVPYLDPDRLLKVPGAIRDGMTSCPGGRSIPLGGSPGSTSLVRGC; encoded by the coding sequence GTGACCTCTGAATCGGACACCGTCGAGACCTGGAACGTCTACGGCGCCCACCAACTGGCCAGAGGGCTGGAGCTGACCGAGCTGGACCGGTGGGACTGGGGCATCCGGGAGGTCGGTCCCGGCATCGAAGCCCTCGGTGACGTGAACGGGCTGCGCGTCCTCGACCTTGGCAGCGGCCTTGGCCGGCACGCCGCTCACCTCGCGGCCCGGGGCGCCGACGTCACCGCCGCGGATGCCTCCCCCGCCCAGCACCAGCGTGCCCTCACCCGCTACCGGGACGCCCCGGGTCTGCACCTGGTGTGCTCTGACGCCGTGACCCATCTGCGCGACGCCGATCCTTACGACCTGATCTACTCCGTCGGCTCCGTGCCGTACCTGGACCCCGACCGGCTGCTGAAGGTTCCAGGGGCCATCCGAGACGGAATGACCTCGTGCCCCGGCGGCCGCTCAATACCCCTCGGTGGTTCACCTGGCAGCACTTCGCTGGTGAGAGGCTGCTGA
- a CDS encoding TIGR02391 family protein: MDATNVYEKVFASKNPMLAWPGDPSDRTVSSMQNGLATYAPGVNMTVRNTATHVASDEMTAQQALERLATLSLLAGWIDELEGPI; encoded by the coding sequence ATGGACGCCACCAACGTCTACGAGAAGGTCTTCGCGTCCAAGAACCCGATGCTGGCGTGGCCTGGGGACCCGAGCGACCGCACGGTCAGCTCCATGCAGAACGGCCTGGCCACGTACGCGCCCGGAGTCAACATGACCGTCCGCAACACTGCCACTCATGTGGCCTCCGACGAGATGACTGCCCAGCAGGCACTGGAACGGCTCGCCACCTTGAGCCTCCTTGCGGGCTGGATCGACGAGTTGGAAGGCCCCATCTGA